Proteins from a genomic interval of Ensifer canadensis:
- a CDS encoding IS630 family transposase yields the protein MNIKFHIELSQSERDQLAALLSGGRHASRKIKRAQILVAADEGFSDEAIAATLNVSGSTIYRTKRRFVEANLEGALSEEPRPGVGRKLSAKEEALLVATACSKPPPGRARWTLELLADEMVRLTDHDELSSETVRRRLAENHLKPWRKNMWCIPKIDGEYVARMEDVLDLYAETPDPQRPVVCFDESPTQLIGEVREPIAAKPGQLERYDCEYRRNGTVNLFVFMDAHRPWRRVKVTDRRTNQDFAECMRELVDVDYPDAPIIRVVMDNLSTHSAGALYDAFPAPEARRVLKRLEFHHTPKHASWLNMVEIEIGVLRSQCLDRRIDNKDTIIAEVAAWEQQRNTHGAKIQWMFTTENARQKLRKAYPVKES from the coding sequence ATGAATATAAAGTTTCACATAGAGCTTAGCCAATCGGAACGTGATCAACTGGCCGCTTTGTTGAGCGGGGGACGCCATGCGTCGCGCAAGATCAAGCGCGCCCAGATCCTGGTCGCGGCGGACGAAGGCTTCAGCGACGAGGCGATCGCGGCAACCTTGAACGTCAGCGGATCGACGATTTACCGGACCAAGCGCCGGTTTGTGGAAGCCAATCTGGAGGGCGCGCTCAGTGAAGAACCGCGCCCGGGCGTTGGGCGCAAGCTATCAGCCAAGGAGGAGGCGCTGTTGGTGGCGACCGCCTGCTCAAAGCCGCCGCCCGGGCGAGCCCGCTGGACGCTTGAGCTTCTGGCCGATGAGATGGTCCGGCTCACCGATCATGACGAGTTGTCCTCCGAGACCGTGCGTCGCCGGCTGGCTGAGAACCATCTCAAGCCTTGGCGCAAAAACATGTGGTGCATCCCAAAGATCGATGGGGAATACGTCGCGCGCATGGAGGATGTTCTCGACCTCTACGCAGAAACGCCTGATCCACAAAGGCCCGTGGTCTGCTTCGACGAGAGCCCGACCCAACTCATCGGCGAAGTGCGCGAGCCCATTGCGGCCAAGCCTGGCCAGCTTGAACGCTACGACTGCGAGTATCGTCGAAATGGCACGGTCAATCTGTTTGTCTTCATGGACGCCCACCGGCCCTGGCGCAGGGTGAAGGTCACCGATCGGCGAACCAACCAAGACTTCGCCGAGTGCATGCGCGAACTGGTCGACGTCGATTATCCCGACGCCCCGATCATCCGCGTGGTGATGGACAACCTCTCCACCCATTCCGCCGGGGCGCTTTACGACGCATTTCCCGCCCCGGAGGCTCGAAGGGTGCTGAAGCGACTCGAGTTCCACCACACGCCCAAGCACGCCAGTTGGCTTAACATGGTCGAGATAGAGATCGGTGTCCTGCGTAGCCAGTGCCTCGACCGTCGTATCGACAACAAAGACACCATAATCGCCGAAGTCGCAGCCTGGGAGCAGCAACGCAACACCCATGGCGCAAAGATCCAATGGATGTTCACAACCGAAAATGCCCGCCAAAAGCTCCGCAAAGCCTACCCCGTCAAAGAGTCATAA
- a CDS encoding LexA family protein yields the protein MNPKMSPSLDPQAATATHRLTQIQGQYLAFIYAYSRIFKQPPAEADMRRHFGVTAPSVHQMVLTLEKAGFISRVPGAARSIQLLIPPEALPILR from the coding sequence ATGAATCCGAAAATGAGTCCCTCACTTGACCCGCAAGCCGCAACGGCAACACATCGCCTTACGCAAATCCAAGGCCAGTACCTGGCCTTCATCTACGCCTACAGCCGCATCTTCAAACAGCCTCCGGCCGAAGCCGACATGCGTCGCCACTTCGGCGTTACGGCTCCGTCTGTTCACCAGATGGTGCTGACCCTCGAGAAGGCGGGTTTCATATCCCGCGTGCCAGGCGCCGCACGAAGCATCCAGCTTCTCATCCCACCAGAAGCCCTGCCCATTCTACGATAA
- a CDS encoding glycosyltransferase family 2 protein produces MVAKLERNADLARETGFSVEIIAVLDRGDQHTLDVIEQNMDENSRLFATDYGDPGKARNFAVSEAHGDYIAFLDADDLWGANWLSEAARCASLREDPVIWHPELSVYFGEAKHLFRHIDVESDEFSLPSLMVENYWTMLSFGRRELYTSNPYPLTDIAAGFGFEDWGWNMTTVSRGILHKVVPGTGHVIRRRPGSVSSKTVLAHAVPPPTNLLKTYLEKRDALSAKL; encoded by the coding sequence ATCGTTGCAAAGCTTGAAAGAAATGCGGACCTCGCTCGAGAAACGGGCTTCTCGGTCGAGATCATCGCAGTGCTCGATCGCGGCGACCAGCACACGCTGGATGTGATTGAGCAGAACATGGATGAGAATTCACGCCTGTTTGCGACCGACTACGGCGACCCGGGCAAAGCCCGGAATTTCGCGGTTTCCGAAGCCCATGGTGACTACATCGCATTTCTCGACGCAGACGACCTCTGGGGCGCCAACTGGCTTTCGGAAGCGGCCAGATGTGCGTCCCTGCGTGAAGACCCAGTTATCTGGCATCCTGAACTATCGGTCTATTTCGGCGAGGCCAAACACCTGTTCCGTCACATCGACGTTGAAAGCGACGAATTTTCACTGCCTTCGCTGATGGTGGAAAACTATTGGACGATGCTGAGTTTCGGGAGGCGGGAACTTTACACCTCCAATCCTTACCCCCTAACGGATATTGCCGCCGGGTTCGGATTCGAGGATTGGGGATGGAACATGACAACCGTGAGTAGGGGCATCCTGCACAAAGTGGTACCGGGAACCGGTCACGTGATACGGCGCAGACCAGGGTCGGTATCTTCAAAAACCGTGCTCGCGCATGCCGTGCCGCCGCCGACGAACCTTCTGAAAACATATCTGGAGAAACGGGACGCGTTGTCCGCAAAGCTCTGA
- a CDS encoding sulfotransferase, which translates to MPDRQSSARLAAEIDEALSLLDEFRSTSSAAPGDAPLPSLLDECRALCAALPRPEPMRSLHHPACSGGTLISKTVAALSGVVLLSEIDPLSTMEVRSKPGFAPTDLLLGLRYATRHINDRTLVATFQGAIRAMHESLSLSGRRLVLRDHTHSHYFTNTNPDRPSVYEMLRDTLPVRSLVTVRHPLDCFIALEANGWRHFDPFTLEEYCRRLKAFLDRHEDLPLIRYEDFTSDPPTTLEQICKALELPFNPLALDLLGLVRLSGDSGRSWHRIETRPRRDVPPTIEDQRVSELYSETCQRLGYTP; encoded by the coding sequence ATGCCTGATCGCCAAAGCTCGGCAAGGCTGGCTGCTGAAATAGACGAGGCGCTCTCGCTTCTCGACGAGTTCCGGTCCACGTCTTCTGCTGCGCCCGGTGATGCGCCCTTGCCAAGCCTGCTCGATGAGTGCCGCGCCCTCTGCGCCGCCCTGCCACGGCCCGAGCCGATGCGCAGTCTGCATCATCCTGCCTGCAGCGGGGGAACGTTGATTTCCAAGACTGTCGCTGCGTTGTCGGGCGTGGTTCTGCTGAGCGAGATCGATCCCCTGAGCACCATGGAGGTCCGTAGCAAGCCGGGTTTTGCACCCACCGACCTGCTGCTTGGACTGCGTTATGCGACACGGCATATCAATGATCGCACGCTGGTGGCAACATTCCAGGGTGCGATACGGGCGATGCATGAATCACTCAGCCTTTCCGGCCGCAGGCTCGTTTTGCGCGATCACACGCACTCGCATTACTTCACCAACACCAATCCAGACCGTCCAAGCGTGTATGAAATGCTGCGCGATACGCTGCCGGTGCGCTCGCTTGTCACCGTGCGACATCCGCTGGATTGCTTCATCGCGCTCGAAGCAAATGGCTGGCGCCACTTCGATCCCTTTACTCTGGAAGAATATTGCCGGCGTCTCAAGGCCTTTCTCGACCGACACGAGGATCTGCCGCTAATCCGCTACGAGGATTTCACCTCCGATCCCCCGACGACGCTCGAGCAGATCTGCAAGGCTCTCGAGCTACCATTCAATCCGCTGGCGCTCGATCTGCTGGGTCTCGTACGTTTGTCCGGTGACAGCGGTCGAAGCTGGCATCGTATCGAGACGCGTCCTCGTCGGGACGTGCCGCCCACGATCGAGGACCAGAGAGTTTCCGAATTATATTCAGAGACCTGCCAAAGACTTGGATATACGCCGTAG
- the cysN gene encoding sulfate adenylyltransferase subunit CysN produces the protein MEGAGGHPKGADATEINASLERHRSDTMLRFLTCGSVDDGKSTLIGRLLFDSKAILADQLASLEHDSQSMGTQGGALDFALLTDGLAAEREQGITIDVAYRFFSTDRRKFIVADTPGHEQYTRNMVTGASTADLAAILVDARKGILTQTRRHSFLVNLLGIRNVVLAVNKMDLVGYSAERFSEIVAEYSRFAKEIDIKAVQAIPISALKGDNLVSSSPHTPWYDGPTLLSYLEGVPSNESRLQDSPFRMAVQWVNRPHPDFRGFTGQIASGHVKPGDPVQILPSGRHTTVKEIPSFDGPQSTAIAGQSVTLTFEDEVDCARGDLITAANAPIEVANQFSATLVWMSEDAMLSGRPYLMKIGTRTVMATVTDLRYELNVNTLEHLASKTLSLNAIGLVNISTDRPIPFEAYADNPDLGGFILIDVATDSTVAAGMIRFALRRARNIHWQALDIGREAHAALKNQKPAVVWFTGLSGAGKSTIANLVEKKLYAMGKHTFLLDGDNVRQGLNRDLGFTAASRVENIRRVGEVAKLMTDAGLIVLTAFISPFRSERQMVRELIGAEEFFEVFVCTPLEVAEARDVKGLYKKARAGQIENFTGIDSPYEVPVSPELIIDTVNLTAEEAADQIVAMLLG, from the coding sequence ATGGAAGGAGCGGGCGGTCATCCAAAAGGCGCGGACGCAACGGAGATCAATGCCTCTCTGGAACGGCACCGCAGCGACACTATGCTTCGGTTCCTCACCTGCGGCTCTGTCGATGATGGAAAATCGACCTTGATCGGGCGTCTTCTCTTCGATAGCAAGGCCATCCTGGCAGACCAGCTCGCTTCGCTCGAACACGACAGCCAGTCGATGGGTACACAGGGAGGCGCGCTCGACTTCGCACTGCTGACGGACGGCCTTGCCGCCGAGCGGGAACAAGGCATAACCATCGATGTAGCATACCGTTTTTTTTCCACCGACAGGCGGAAATTCATCGTGGCCGACACCCCTGGCCACGAGCAATATACACGGAACATGGTCACCGGCGCCTCGACGGCAGACCTCGCGGCTATCCTTGTCGATGCGCGAAAAGGCATTCTGACCCAGACCCGCCGGCATTCTTTTCTGGTCAATCTTCTCGGCATTCGAAACGTCGTGCTGGCGGTCAACAAGATGGACCTGGTCGGCTATTCGGCCGAGCGTTTCAGCGAGATCGTGGCGGAATATTCGCGTTTCGCCAAAGAGATCGACATAAAGGCCGTCCAAGCGATCCCGATTTCCGCACTCAAGGGCGACAACCTCGTCTCTTCGTCACCGCATACACCCTGGTATGACGGACCGACACTTCTCTCCTATCTCGAAGGCGTACCATCGAACGAGAGTCGCCTACAGGATTCGCCCTTTCGTATGGCGGTCCAATGGGTCAACCGGCCCCATCCCGATTTCCGCGGCTTCACCGGGCAAATTGCCAGCGGTCACGTCAAGCCCGGCGATCCCGTGCAGATTCTGCCTTCCGGCCGGCATACGACTGTAAAGGAAATCCCGAGCTTCGATGGCCCGCAGAGCACCGCGATCGCAGGACAGTCCGTGACACTCACCTTCGAGGACGAAGTAGACTGTGCGCGCGGCGACTTGATCACTGCAGCTAACGCGCCCATCGAGGTCGCGAATCAATTCTCTGCCACGCTGGTATGGATGTCCGAGGATGCCATGTTGTCCGGGCGCCCTTATCTCATGAAGATCGGGACCCGTACGGTCATGGCGACCGTGACCGATCTGAGATACGAGCTGAACGTGAACACCCTTGAACATCTGGCGTCAAAGACGCTCAGCCTGAACGCTATTGGATTGGTCAACATTTCGACCGACCGGCCCATTCCGTTTGAGGCCTATGCCGACAATCCGGACCTGGGCGGATTCATCCTGATCGATGTGGCCACGGATTCGACCGTGGCTGCCGGCATGATCCGCTTTGCGCTTCGCCGGGCGCGCAACATCCATTGGCAAGCCCTAGATATCGGTCGCGAGGCCCATGCTGCGCTCAAAAACCAGAAGCCTGCGGTCGTTTGGTTTACCGGCCTTTCTGGCGCTGGCAAATCCACTATCGCGAACCTCGTCGAGAAGAAGCTCTACGCCATGGGCAAGCATACGTTCCTTCTCGACGGTGACAACGTGCGGCAAGGCTTGAACCGCGATCTTGGTTTCACCGCCGCTAGCCGGGTCGAGAACATCCGCCGTGTCGGAGAGGTCGCGAAACTGATGACCGACGCCGGCCTTATCGTTCTCACCGCGTTTATTTCGCCCTTCCGCTCAGAGCGCCAGATGGTACGCGAACTGATCGGCGCAGAAGAATTCTTCGAGGTGTTCGTGTGCACCCCTCTCGAAGTTGCCGAAGCGCGCGATGTCAAGGGCCTCTATAAAAAAGCGCGCGCAGGACAGATCGAGAATTTCACGGGGATCGATAGCCCCTACGAGGTGCCCGTATCTCCGGAACTGATCATCGATACCGTGAATCTGACAGCGGAAGAGGCGGCGGACCAGATCGTGGCGATGTTGCTCGGTTAA
- the cysD gene encoding sulfate adenylyltransferase subunit CysD: MPAAEIRHLTHLQRLEAESIQILREVVAETGNPVMLYSAGKDSACMLHLAKKAFWPAPPPFPLLHIDTTWKFSAMYEARDKAAKDAGVELLVHRNPDAVERGINPFDHGTLHTDLWKTEGLRQALDKFGFDVAFGGARRDEEKSRAKERIFSFRAANHRWDPRNQRPELWKLYNVRKAKDQSIRVFPLSNWTELDVWEYIQLEGIEVVPLYFAALRPVVERNGLTIVIDDDRFPLGPGELPEMKSVRFRTLGCYPLTGAVDSEATTVPQVIQEMLTATTSERQGRAIDREGGASMETKKQVGYF; the protein is encoded by the coding sequence ATGCCGGCAGCCGAGATCCGTCACCTAACCCATCTTCAGCGCCTGGAGGCCGAGAGTATCCAGATTTTGCGCGAGGTGGTCGCCGAGACCGGGAACCCCGTGATGCTTTACTCGGCGGGCAAGGATTCGGCATGTATGCTACACTTGGCGAAGAAGGCCTTCTGGCCGGCACCGCCCCCCTTCCCGCTTCTCCACATCGATACGACCTGGAAATTCAGTGCGATGTACGAGGCACGGGACAAGGCGGCGAAGGATGCCGGAGTGGAGCTTCTGGTTCATCGCAATCCCGACGCCGTTGAGAGGGGCATAAATCCTTTCGATCACGGGACGCTGCATACCGATCTTTGGAAGACCGAGGGACTTCGCCAGGCGCTTGACAAGTTTGGTTTCGACGTAGCCTTCGGCGGTGCACGGCGCGACGAGGAGAAGAGCCGCGCCAAGGAACGTATCTTCTCTTTCCGCGCGGCAAACCACCGATGGGATCCGCGCAACCAACGCCCGGAATTATGGAAGCTCTACAATGTTCGGAAGGCGAAAGACCAAAGCATCCGCGTCTTTCCGCTCTCCAATTGGACCGAGCTTGACGTCTGGGAATATATCCAGCTCGAAGGGATCGAAGTCGTACCGCTCTATTTCGCCGCGCTCCGCCCGGTGGTCGAGCGGAACGGCCTCACCATCGTCATTGACGACGATCGTTTCCCACTCGGCCCCGGCGAGTTGCCGGAAATGAAGTCGGTGCGCTTTCGCACGCTCGGTTGCTATCCGCTGACCGGCGCCGTCGATAGCGAGGCGACGACGGTGCCGCAGGTCATCCAGGAAATGCTGACTGCAACGACCTCCGAGCGCCAGGGGCGTGCGATCGACCGCGAAGGCGGCGCGAGCATGGAGACAAAGAAGCAAGTGGGATATTTCTGA
- the fcl gene encoding GDP-L-fucose synthase: MTKIYIAGHRGMVGGAIVRRLQARKDAGEVLDLVTRTHAELDLTNQQAVHDFMQAERPDVVILAAAKVGGIHANNTYPADFIYENLMIESNVIHQSFTAGVERLLQLGSSCIYPRAVDQPMREDALLTGVLEPTNEPYAIAKIAGIKLCESYNRQHGTDYRSVMPTNLYGPGDNFHPENSHVLPALIRRFHEAAQTGAEVVTIWGSGKPMREFLHVDDMAAASLFVLELPKDVYEANTQPMLSHINVGSGTDVTILELAHLIAKATGFTGRISTDTGRADGTMRKLMDVRRLARMGWTAKISLEAGIMETYEWFKSQKDFRA, from the coding sequence ATGACTAAAATCTACATCGCAGGCCATCGCGGCATGGTGGGGGGCGCAATCGTGCGCCGTTTGCAGGCTCGCAAGGACGCGGGTGAGGTACTCGATCTCGTCACCCGCACCCACGCCGAACTCGATTTGACGAACCAGCAGGCCGTGCATGATTTCATGCAAGCCGAGCGCCCCGACGTGGTGATCCTTGCCGCAGCGAAGGTGGGCGGCATCCATGCAAACAACACCTACCCGGCCGACTTCATCTACGAAAATCTGATGATCGAATCCAATGTGATCCATCAGTCCTTCACCGCAGGGGTCGAGCGACTGCTGCAGCTAGGTTCGTCCTGCATCTATCCTCGCGCGGTCGACCAGCCCATGCGCGAGGATGCGCTTTTGACCGGCGTGCTGGAACCGACCAACGAGCCCTACGCCATTGCCAAGATCGCGGGCATAAAACTCTGTGAAAGCTACAACCGCCAGCACGGAACAGATTATCGCTCGGTGATGCCGACCAACCTCTATGGTCCCGGCGATAACTTCCACCCCGAAAACAGCCACGTCCTGCCTGCGCTCATCCGCCGCTTCCACGAGGCGGCCCAGACCGGCGCCGAGGTCGTAACAATCTGGGGTTCGGGCAAGCCGATGCGTGAATTCCTCCATGTCGATGACATGGCGGCAGCGTCTCTTTTTGTGCTTGAGTTGCCAAAGGATGTCTATGAGGCAAATACACAACCGATGTTGAGCCACATTAACGTCGGTTCAGGCACGGACGTAACAATCCTCGAACTTGCACACCTTATCGCCAAGGCAACAGGCTTTACAGGACGGATTTCGACAGATACCGGCAGGGCCGATGGTACAATGCGAAAACTTATGGACGTGAGGCGCTTGGCGCGGATGGGATGGACCGCAAAAATCAGCCTGGAGGCGGGTATCATGGAGACCTATGAGTGGTTTAAGTCGCAGAAGGACTTCCGCGCCTGA
- the gmd gene encoding GDP-mannose 4,6-dehydratase: MVKRALITGITGQDGSYLAELLLEKGYEVHGIKRRASLFNTQRVDHIYQDPHINNAHFKLHYGDLSDTSNLTRILREVEPDEVYNLGAQSHVAVSFEAPEYTADVDAIGTLRLLEAIRFLGLERTARFYQASTSELYGLVQETPQRETTPFYPRSPYAVAKLYAYWITVNYREAYGLYACNGILFNHESPRRGETFVTRKITRGLSNIAQGLESCIYMGNIDSLRDWGHAKDYVRMQWMMMQQEEPEDFVIATGLQYTVREFITWSAAELGIKLVFSGEGVDEIGTVCSVTGDNAPAVKPGDTIIRIDPRYFRPAEVETLLGDAKKARQKLGWVPEITAQEMCAEMIAQDLKVAQRHAFLKAHGHDVPVSLEG; encoded by the coding sequence ATGGTAAAACGCGCGCTTATCACGGGGATCACAGGTCAAGACGGGTCTTATCTTGCTGAATTACTGCTCGAGAAAGGCTATGAGGTCCATGGTATCAAGCGACGGGCATCACTATTTAATACACAGCGCGTTGATCACATATATCAGGACCCGCATATCAACAACGCGCATTTCAAGTTGCACTACGGCGATCTTTCGGACACGTCGAACCTGACGCGCATTCTGCGTGAAGTGGAACCGGACGAGGTCTACAATCTCGGGGCTCAGTCGCATGTTGCCGTGAGCTTCGAGGCGCCGGAGTACACGGCGGACGTGGACGCGATCGGCACGCTGCGCCTTCTTGAGGCGATACGCTTTCTCGGGTTGGAGCGGACCGCTCGATTCTATCAGGCTTCCACCTCCGAACTCTACGGACTGGTCCAAGAAACGCCTCAGCGCGAGACGACGCCCTTCTACCCGCGCAGCCCTTATGCGGTTGCAAAGCTCTACGCCTACTGGATCACGGTGAACTACCGCGAAGCCTACGGTCTTTATGCCTGCAACGGAATTCTGTTCAATCACGAGAGCCCGCGGCGCGGTGAAACTTTCGTGACGCGCAAGATAACCCGGGGACTATCCAATATCGCGCAAGGCCTCGAATCCTGCATCTACATGGGGAACATAGATTCCCTGCGCGACTGGGGCCATGCAAAGGACTATGTCCGCATGCAGTGGATGATGATGCAGCAGGAGGAACCCGAGGACTTCGTCATCGCCACCGGCTTGCAGTACACGGTCCGCGAATTCATCACATGGTCCGCCGCCGAACTCGGTATTAAACTGGTCTTCTCCGGCGAGGGTGTGGATGAGATCGGCACAGTGTGTTCCGTGACGGGCGACAATGCACCAGCGGTGAAGCCAGGCGACACGATTATTCGTATTGATCCCCGCTATTTTCGCCCTGCCGAAGTGGAGACGCTGCTCGGTGATGCAAAAAAGGCCCGGCAAAAGCTCGGTTGGGTACCTGAGATCACTGCGCAGGAGATGTGCGCGGAAATGATCGCCCAGGATCTCAAGGTCGCCCAGCGCCACGCCTTTTTGAAGGCACACGGGCACGACGTACCGGTAAGCCTGGAGGGGTGA
- a CDS encoding glycosyltransferase family 4 protein, translating to MRLLSQINRIHEKAWRLADNIGSFSTRKEIARSGFFDADWYLLSHPYLARDGIDPLTHFIKNGRRHLLSPSRKFDTARYLDQHADAVASDINPLVHYLRQGKRDGLSIWETPPSAADRIKSSGLFDERWYLNTYPDALESGQPPLLHYLVQGYRDGKSPGPDFDAAWYSGHYPDIGGIDPLLHYIDHGRDEGRAPVRPLRILQLAKETVGSVEDLEPELYSTDFFERADNIAIAGGPARHPLSRSFEEIVKAVPAPPRAIVFVPWLIHGGANLVASHAVEALAKVHGPRSVVVVTTDDDRLEALHLVPEGVTVISLVRSDERLSEGSRKDLVDLMVRGLRPDVVLNVNSRACWEAYKYFGQRLSNFSRLYAMLSCPDYSERGRRTAYSDLYIPHCLPNLSGVYFDNRTYISNLSSQLGVPGELQRLFVPLYQPAPRQTPPDPRAEKSRRLQVLWAGRLARQKNVQLLADIARDAPQFDFHIWGRGEKEFEKIVTDLQERCDNVQFHGRYDRFDELPSPEYDALLYTSLWDGLPNVLLEAAAAGLPIVSSDVGGIGELVDQQTSWLVSSLTDTAPYIDALSTIAGDQEQVLARKKEMAQRLEDRHGWDRYLQTLAAEPRKTFGLLMPKSLLG from the coding sequence ATGAGACTGCTTTCACAGATCAATCGAATTCACGAAAAGGCATGGAGGCTGGCCGACAATATCGGCAGTTTTTCAACCCGTAAGGAAATTGCCAGGTCAGGCTTTTTCGATGCCGATTGGTACCTCCTGTCCCATCCTTACCTTGCCCGTGACGGAATCGACCCGCTAACACATTTCATCAAGAATGGCCGTAGGCATCTGCTGTCGCCGAGCCGGAAATTCGACACGGCTCGTTACCTGGACCAGCACGCTGATGCGGTCGCCTCGGATATCAATCCGTTGGTGCACTACCTCAGGCAAGGAAAGCGGGACGGTCTTTCGATCTGGGAGACGCCACCAAGCGCCGCGGACCGGATAAAATCCTCCGGATTGTTTGATGAGCGCTGGTATCTCAACACGTACCCGGACGCACTGGAAAGCGGTCAGCCGCCTCTACTGCACTATCTCGTGCAAGGATATCGGGACGGCAAATCACCAGGCCCTGATTTCGACGCCGCATGGTATTCGGGCCACTATCCCGATATCGGTGGCATCGATCCGTTGCTGCATTACATCGACCATGGACGCGACGAAGGAAGGGCGCCGGTACGACCATTACGGATCCTGCAGCTGGCCAAGGAAACAGTCGGGAGCGTTGAAGACCTCGAGCCGGAGCTCTACTCGACTGACTTTTTCGAGCGTGCAGACAACATTGCCATCGCTGGCGGCCCTGCACGTCATCCTCTTTCACGGTCGTTCGAAGAGATCGTAAAGGCCGTGCCTGCCCCACCGCGCGCAATCGTCTTCGTGCCGTGGCTCATTCATGGCGGCGCCAACCTCGTTGCGTCACATGCTGTCGAAGCCCTCGCGAAAGTGCACGGTCCCAGGTCCGTCGTGGTTGTCACCACGGACGATGATCGTCTCGAAGCGCTGCATCTCGTCCCAGAGGGGGTCACGGTGATCTCCCTCGTAAGAAGCGATGAACGCCTTTCTGAGGGCAGTCGCAAGGATCTCGTCGACCTTATGGTGCGAGGGCTCCGGCCCGATGTCGTGCTGAACGTGAACAGCCGGGCCTGCTGGGAAGCGTATAAATATTTCGGTCAGCGCCTGTCGAACTTCAGCCGCTTGTACGCAATGCTGTCTTGTCCTGATTATTCGGAACGCGGTCGCAGGACTGCCTACTCCGATCTGTATATCCCCCACTGCCTGCCGAACCTGAGCGGTGTTTATTTCGACAACCGCACCTACATCAGCAACTTGAGCTCGCAGCTCGGCGTGCCGGGTGAACTTCAGAGATTGTTCGTCCCGCTGTATCAGCCCGCGCCCCGGCAAACACCCCCCGATCCGAGAGCTGAGAAATCCCGCCGACTGCAGGTCTTATGGGCAGGTCGACTTGCCCGACAGAAGAACGTGCAGTTGCTGGCCGATATCGCCAGAGACGCCCCGCAGTTCGACTTCCACATATGGGGCCGCGGCGAAAAGGAGTTCGAGAAGATCGTAACCGATCTCCAGGAGCGTTGTGACAACGTTCAATTTCACGGGCGCTACGACAGGTTCGATGAGCTTCCGTCGCCGGAATACGACGCGCTTCTATACACCTCGCTGTGGGACGGGTTGCCGAACGTTCTTCTCGAAGCCGCAGCCGCAGGGCTCCCGATCGTGAGCTCAGATGTGGGCGGCATCGGGGAATTGGTGGACCAACAGACAAGCTGGCTGGTGTCGAGCCTGACCGATACGGCTCCCTATATCGATGCCCTGAGCACCATAGCTGGTGATCAGGAACAGGTTCTCGCCAGAAAAAAGGAGATGGCACAGCGGCTGGAGGACCGACATGGCTGGGACCGCTATCTTCAGACGCTCGCTGCCGAGCCAAGAAAGACGTTTGGCTTGTTGATGCCGAAATCTCTTCTAGGCTAG